TCGTATCTCTGTGACTCGATCAACACACTCAGAGGGGATGAGAtcagctgctgctggtctggaggtgatccagatgagagcagagggaaacagattccccttgatgaggtttgtcagaatcacgtccactgaggttgattcatttacatcacacaacctcacactgctgtgaaaatccagaaacagacgacactcatccaaaccatcaaagatAAACAACACTTTATATTTATCACTGAAGATTTCAATTTCTTTAGTCTCTGGGAAGAAAAGATAAAGAAGTTCTAAAAGACTGAGTGTTTTGTCCTTCATCAAATTGATctctctgaaaggaagtggaaatatgaggtggacgtcttgattctctttctcttcagtCCAGTCTagaatgaacttctgtacagagactgtttttccaatgccagcGACTCCCTTTGTCAGCACACTTCTGGTGTGTTTGTATTGttcaggtaaaggtttaaagatgtcattacatttgattggtgtctcctctgttgttgttcttctggattgtgtctcaatctgtctcacCTCATGTTCATTACTGATCTCTCCACTTTCACTCTCTGTGATGTAGAGCTCTGTGTAGATCTCATTCAGTAGTGTTGGGTTTCCCTGCTTTGATGTTACCTCACATAAACACTCAAACTTCTTCCTCAGATTTGATCTGAATGGGATTTGAAATTCAACAAGCGGACGGTAAGTTGACAGACAGTAAACAGATTATACCATAAattaaagaaatacatttacaGATTCATAATCAAATAAATCCATGTGTTAATACTGTCACTAATATATCAACAACTGAATGAGACTTAACTATATATGATTGAACTATTTAACATATATGAATCATTTTAACAGTTGTGATCAGCAAACCTGCAGATTTTAATTTAtgcagtttatgataaaaaaataaaatgtgagtATTAATATTGTAAATGATATCCgcttatttctttttaaaaaccattaatataaaaaatttcaAACACTTTAATTTTACCTGAAACTATGAGAGTCTCTTTCATTGGACTGTTGAACATTTATAGTCTGATCACTCACAGACACTCTGATCTGATCTGTTGAGTCTGATCCAGACAACATTATTGACCTAAACAGAAGACAATCAGACACAGTCAGACATTCTGATATTAATGGACTAGTTGACCATTTTTGAGGATGTATTTATCAGCATATCATAACAGAACAATAGTACCTCTCATCAGGCAATGGGTCTCCACCCTTAAATACTATTGGTCTTTTCATAGAATCATCACTCCTCCTGGAGGCACAGCTGATCTCAGATGagtctgatctcttctgatggAATGATCTATAACAACACAGTAGATGTTTAAAAACTGAGGTTTTCCACCTGTCAAGTGTGTTTGGGCTTATTAGTTTCACCTTCATTAGGCAAGTCAAATTTAATCAAATAGCACATATTTCATAAAATggccatttaaagggatagttcggccaaaaacaatattaaacgcatgatttactcacccccaagctgtccaagttgcatatgtccatcgtttttcagacacacacattttcggatattttagaaaataatttagatctttcagttgattaaatgtaatattacggggtccagccatagtccacgaccttcaagtccaaaaaaagtgcgtccatccttcacaaattaaatccaaacggctccaggatgataaacaaaggtcttctgtgggtaatccgtgaggtggtgttgtagaaatatccatatttaaaattttattaacgtaattaactaccttccggtagcgccgccatcttagactcaggagagagtattagtgTAGTGTacacacttttcttagtgacgtatgacatattcggagggcggggggacagagcagcagcagagaaacctctgtacgctccgtaagcgctcatcctgaatgcggatgagcgtaagatggcggcgctaccggaaggtaggacgcactttttttggacttgaaggtcgtggactatggctggaccccgtaatattacatttaatcaactgaaagatctaaaatattttctaaaatatccgaaaatgtgtccGTCCGAAAAACGGTGGACACACGCAAcccggacagcttgggggtgagtaaataatgggtttaatatcgtttttggccgaactatccttttaaataGCTTTACATAGGAATTATGAAGAAATTTAAAGACAAATGTCTATATTACTTcaataatgtataataaaaaaCTAGGTGCATGACAACCTTTAACATGGAAACTGTATAGAGACCAATGATTTTACCTCTGATTGTCAGGTGATTTGTCTCCACCCTTAAATACTATTGGTCTATTCATAGACTCATCACTCCTCATGGAGACACAGCTGATCTCAGGTGagtctgatctcttctgatggACTGATCTATAACAACACATTATACAGTAAATGTCAACTGTTGTTCtcaataatgtttaataaaaaaactaggTGCATGACATCTTTTAACATGGAGACCAGTGATTTTACCTCTGATTGTCAGGTGATTTGTCTTCACCCTTAAATACTATTGGTCTATTCATAGACTCATCACTCCTCATAGAGACACAGCTGATCTCAGGTGagtctgatctcttctgatcTGATCTGTAAGTAAGTGGGGTAAGTAAGGAATTTAGCTAAAATGAACCACATTAAGGTTGTACAGATGGAAAAACTTCAGCTAAAGTGgataatttttatgttaataatcTAAAAATCTATCAAACTACTGTAAACTGCTCCATAATCAGTGTTTCTACTGTACATCAcatgtaataaaatatatgtttttgtttCATAGCAATGAATTTGTCAAATGTCCCCACATAGAAGACACCTGTAACAGTCAATCAGGATAAATGATTAActcatataaatacataaaatgcttATCATGACCTTTAACTTGAGTATTATCTGCTTACTGAGTCTATTATCTGTGAGTAATATTTGATTTGTTGCAGAGAGTACCTTTCAAAAACCttgtaatatttaatatataaagaGCTTGTAATATTAGCGTGATTCCAGAGTACTCCCCCATGTTTAACTGGGATAAATGTACTAGCTGAAAGTGAGGCAATTAGGGTGGACCAGAGTTATAGAGTTGCATCAACTCTGTTGACTCCAATGAAAGAGATTTGGAGTCTGGAGTCTCTCCAGAGTCCCCGGAAGTTACTGTCAGCTCTATAGAGCTGCAGCAGAAAAGACTGAATATGATGAACATGAAAGTTTTAAGACTTCAGACGTTTAAAAAATAAGATTGTATATTAGCACTGCATGTGAATGAAATGAGTTTGTGCATTTATGCGTTTGTAGATTATTTCtcattaaattaatacatatagGGGGTGTTAGTTGAAACCAGGTCAGGCTAGGAAAGGCTGAGGATAATGTTACTACGttagcaacacataaaaaaCATACTATATTGAATTTGGTTTTCTTAATGCAAATTCATCCATGACTGTttaattagagaggctattaTACGCGATGGTGGTACGTagtgcattaaagcaacactatgtagtttttttaccttaaaataatgtctctaaaattattatagtgatagaacaacttttaactggacaaattgtactgttgctgcaacctgagcagcctcctagctgctacaagcaccctctgaaagtggcggtggagggtaggaaacacagctccacccctccccctgcctgcagaagagtgtctggtACCAGgtactgttgcgcttttcaaccacatgggggagctgtaagtcatttttacatggaaactacatagtgttgctttaaaaataatgtaaatgtaaaaatgtcacttgAATTAAAAATACCTGACTCCTGGAGAATCATCTCCATCTCTGAATGTTTGTGAATCATCCATGAATCATTCAGTCACATCACATCAGTCTGATCTGATGAATCTGATCACCTCCACAGACTCTGAATGGACCTGATGAATCTgataactgattaaaacattatcattattatttattataccacgggtttgttgaatgctgcattctgattggctgagaaatgttctatgggtgttgattatttttctgtaaaccgcacacctaatttttcaaatgtcttaaaaagaAGCACCAgaacaatgtttgtggtaaccacggtataagcggaataattgactccgcttcgcgtcgtgccgcattaccaccttggtgtgcattattttcttataattcaatggcccgtcgtcaattattacTTACATATTattgttataataataattattattattattgatgatTACACGGTATTCTAAAATGcctgattctgattggccagccaCAACATTCCAAGGTTCGATCTATTCAGATAACAGTTCAAAACTAACACACGCTGCTTTAGGtaaagtttaatattaaacaaaaataaatataattaaagctgcaagcagcatttaccgggtttcgagcattaaagcacgtcaaatacgtcagacatcgtcgaccaggctgatccagcatccacaaaaacaaaagaggtggtcagaaacggttcatacagactatgtttgcttaaacacacgtgcacctataggacaaacatgtcacgtccttaatgtgaagtcattcgcagctaccagacacacgtgttcaaagttgtcagcaaaaaatggtgttatcattcagtgaaatgtctccctctcttctcacggaacattgacaaacagaacactgaaggaaatgtttgtggtgcttgcagtggcaaaacttgggtcacaaaatgttaaaatagtgttaatgagtcaaaagagccgaaccccatgtctctacgatgttctgatacagagatacagctcttgttaaatggttgctagggtattctcattggttgctagggagtgaattgcaatccaccaatgattatactcaaagccatgaaagacataatccatgatgactcatgattttagatgtaattttgcagtatttttaagtgaaaaaaccAAATAACcattaggtggcgctatgacagactcgtgcatttaacctcaggtcatgactgtgttacttgtagctagaatcacggctattcactttagtttagtaaagaaacagttgtatgaccattgggcttactcaatatcaaaggttttgttcaattatgaggataactagtggtgcaggcataccattttttttgtattgcctcagactctgctcagacatcagcgtatcaaatttggtgaaaaaatgtcattttgttgcagagttataagcatttatatctaaaaaacacaaaaaatgaatgtaatttttcgttttttgcaatctTCGGCCATTTCtcatggaaattttaacataacaccaatagaactttttgttcagaaggtaaagttaatttcttcctatggttgtttCGAGTCGATTGGAATAACCCTCGCGAAGTTATTTGCGCATGTTTTTAAAGCGCTGttttgctgtgcagggctaaccgtaaggcgaaacctggcatgtttggtatcgttggactcggcaacaattcaaaactcttagtaaaaaagtcccatgaaaatatgtcaaactcagcctaagttataagcgTTTAAAttattcgtctgaccactaggtggcgctgtgacgaa
This sequence is a window from Misgurnus anguillicaudatus chromosome 24, ASM2758022v2, whole genome shotgun sequence. Protein-coding genes within it:
- the LOC141361712 gene encoding protein NLRC3-like gives rise to the protein MDDSQTFRDGDDSPGVRSDQKRSDSPEISCVSMRSDESMNRPIVFKGEDKSPDNQRSVHQKRSDSPEISCVSMRSDESMNRPIVFKGGDKSPDNQRKRSDSSEISCASRRSDDSMKRPIVFKGGDPLPDERSIMLSGSDSTDQIRVSVSDQTINVQQSNERDSHSFRSNLRKKFECLCEVTSKQGNPTLLNEIYTELYITESESGEISNEHEVRQIETQSRRTTTEETPIKCNDIFKPLPEQYKHTRSVLTKGVAGIGKTVSVQKFILDWTEEKENQDVHLIFPLPFREINLMKDKTLSLLELLYLFFPETKEIEIFSDKYKVLFIFDGLDECRLFLDFHSSVRLCDVNESTSVDVILTNLIKGNLFPSALIWITSRPAAADLIPSECVDRVTEIRGFSDPQKEEYIRKRISDESLSDQIISHLKSSRSLYIMCHIPVFCLISVTVLERILSETERREIPKTLTQMYTHFLIIQTNIKHQKDYENKDEDMIFKLGKLAFEQLVKGNVIFYDEDLRECGIDVAEASVYSGLCTQIFREEFGWYQGKVYCFVHLRIQEHLAALYAHVSFTNNNINVFDQSTEPGILLSVLDTIEHKSAKQVSLSEIHQRLVDEALQSKNGHLDLFLRFLLGLSLESNQILLQDLLTQMRRCSYKKRKIVKYIKKKVKKKNLSIEKSINLLYCLNELGDDSLLQEIRRLVKSASVGKTKLSSSQWSALVFVLLTSEQHLDELNLNTFIGGQNTADEVLVRLQPVIKETKKVQ